The following proteins are co-located in the Vanessa atalanta chromosome 11, ilVanAtal1.2, whole genome shotgun sequence genome:
- the LOC125067269 gene encoding uncharacterized protein LOC125067269: MRVSSIILFSCFLYYCESYDMIIGDTVHRKMVFHQRVKDFAIPFKKRIKVLTYTDPEKRIIKGIAAIDNDFSHASANITDGGVGFSHVTVRMKSQRHHPLNFEVEIYV; this comes from the exons ATGCGTGTTTcgtcaataattttattctcatGTTTTTTGTACTATTGTGAATCTTACGATATGATCATCGGTGATACTGTGCACAGAAAAATGGTATTCCATCAGAGGGTCAAGGATTTCGCGATACCATTTAAAAAGAGAATAAAAGTTTTAACGTACACAGATCCGGAGAAAAGAATCATTAAG GGTATAGCTGCTATAGATAATGACTTTTCACACGCCAGCGCGAATATCACGGATGGAGGAGTCGGTTTCTCACATGTCACAGTCAGAATGAAAAGTCAAAGGCATCACCCGTTGAATTTTGAAGTTGAAATATATGTGTGA